From Demequina capsici:
GCCGGGTGCAGTCGGGGCCGCCGATGCGGACCCGAGGTGCCTCCTGAGGCTCGGGCGCCGGGTGCACCGAATGGACCAGGTACTCGTGCCCCGGACGGTAGACGTCGCGCTCCGTGCCGAACGCCTGCTCCTCGAGCGTGCCCTTGGCGCGCTCGTAGATGATCGAGCGGATGTCCCGGTCGAACGGACGGCCGTCCCAGTTGCGCTCGATGAAGTACTGCTGCACCTCCGGTCGGATCCGCTCGAGGCCGTAGCGCAGGTGACCGACGACCGGGTAGTTGCGCAGCACCGAGTGGCGCCGCTGGATCAGATCGTAGGCGGCGACGGCCGCCGTGGCCCCCAGCGCGATCGCGCCGGCGGCAAGGCCCTTGCTGCGGGGCATCCGTCCTCCCTCTGGGGTGCGTCCATCAGGGAAGGCGGCACGTTCCGCCTCCTCCTACGGCAACGCAGATCCCGCGCGGGACGCTTCCTGAATGGGCATCCTCGCCCACACATCTGCCCCTCTACCAGGGTGTCTCAGAGTTCTCGCCCCCGGAATAGCCTCCTCGGCGTCCGCGCTCAGGGCGCCGCGACACGGGTCGACTCCGCAGGGTCTGCGTCACGGCTCGGCGAGGCCGACCTCGCTCGCCGGAGCCACCTCGCAGGTACGGCCCGGCGCCGACTGGTAGCTCCAGTAGAGGTTCGTGTGAGCGATCACCAGGTCCGGCGCCGGAGCTCCGTACGAGGTGAGGTCTTCGGTCGTGTGCGCATCGCTCACGAGCGTCACGTCGTAGCCGCGCGCCAGCGCCCCGTGCAGGGTGGACCGGACGCAGGCGTCGGTCTGCGCACCGCACCCCACGATCCGCCCGACGCCGCGCGCGCCGAGCACCTCCTCGAGGTCCGTGTCCTCGAAGGCGTCCCCGAACCGCTTGTGGACCAGCGCCTCACCCTCGCCCACGCGCAGCTCCGGTACCAGCTGCCAACCGTCGGAGCCGCGCTCGAGCCCCTCGCCCGAGTGCTGCACCCACACCACAGGAGCACCGAGCGATCGCGCACGATCGACGACCTCGGCGATCCTCCCGACCACCTGATCCCGGGCGTACGTGTGCTCCACCACGGACGTCTGCACATCGACGACCACCAGGGCGGTGGCCTCTCCTTCTTCACGAGTCGACATCGACCTCCCCCTTCTGCTCGTCCCGAGCGTACGCGCGACGCCTGACACGACGCGGGTGGAGGCCGCCGTGCTGTCCCGCCCGACGCTCGAGCCCGGACGCGCGGCCGCCGTCAGCTGAGGAGGCAACCGTCAGTTGAGGCGGTAGCCGCCGCCCAGGTCGTCGCCGCGCGTCGGGCCTTGACCGCCGAAGCCGCCGTATCCGCCCTCGCGGGCCATGTCCTCCAGCCGCGCGATGCGCTCATCCATGGGCGGGTGGGTGGAGAAGAGCTTCGCCATGCCGGCACCCTGGAACGGGTTCGCGATGAACATGTGGCTCACGTTCTCCAGCTTGGGCTCCTGCGGCAGCGGCCTGCGCTGGACACCGCCCTCGAGCTTCTTCAGCGCTGAGGCGAGCGCGAGCGGGTCGCCGGTGAGGGTCGCTCCATCCTGGTCGGCGTCGTACTCACGCGTGCGGGAGATCGCCATGCGGATCAGCGTCGCCGCGAGAGGGGCGAGAAGCATCATCGCCAGCACTCCGAAGATGCCGAGCGGATTGTCACGCGAATCGCGTCCGCCGCCGAAGAACATCAGCCACTGGGCGACCGCCGTGATCATGCCGGCGAACGCCGCGGCGACGGAGCTGATGAGGACGTCCCTGTTGTAGACGTGCATGAGCTCGTGGCCCAGGACGCCGCGCAGCTCGCGCTCGTCCAGCAGGCCCAGGATGCCGGTGGTGCAGCAGACCGCCGCGTGAGAAGGGTTGCGTCCGGTTGCGAAAGCGTTGGGGGCATCCGTGGGAGACACGTAGAGCATGGGCATGGGCTGGTTCGCCTCACGGCTCAGCTCGCGGACGATCCGGTACATCGCAGGCTGCTCGACCTCGTTCACGGGTCGGGCGTGCATCGCGCGGATCGCGAGCTTGTCGGAGTTCCAGTAGCCGTACACGGTGCCGACCAGGCCCAGCCCGGCGAACATCCAGAGGTACTGGCCGCTGCCGATGAACGAGCCGAGGGCGAGCATGACGACCCACAGCAGCACGAACAGCCCGAAGGTCTTCAGCCCGTTGAAGTGCTTGGTGCTACCCACTTTTCCTCCGTAGACGTCTCAGACACGAGAAGAACGGGCGCGGGCGCGCACGGGTTCCCCTCTCGCGCAGATTCTCTCACCTGGTGGCGAGCGGACGCTCCATGCACACCAGGTCGGGGCGAGCATCCCACGACGGCACCTCCACGAAGCCGCGGCTCCTGTAGAGCGCCATGGCTCCCTGGCGCCATGACCACACCGTGAGGCGGACCGCATCGTCCCCGCGCGCGATGGCAGTAGCGACCGCAGCGTCGATGAGCTGCCCCGCATGGCCACGACCACGCGCAACCGGATCGACCCAGAGCCGCTTGATCTGGCTGGCGCCGTCGCGCGGATCGGACAGGACCGCACACCCCACCGGCGCGTCCGAATCGTGTGCCACGAAGACGTCGGCGTGCGCGAAGGCGCGGGGCGCATCGTCCGTCTCGACGCGGTACCGCTCGGGAAGCGCATCGGCGCGGTCCACGAAGGTGCCCTTCTCCGCCTCTGTGGCCACCAGGTAGTCGCCTACCAGGCGCGACACCGCCTCGCAGTCAGCAGGATCCGTCGGATCCCAGACCCGGACGAACCCCGTCACGCTCAGGCGCGCTTGAGTGCGATGTCCGTCATCTCCTCGCGCGGCACGACCTTCACGCGCTCACGGCCCTGCGCGTCTCCGAGCGACCGCTCGTGCGCGTCGAGCACCTCCCAGTCGTCCCACAGGACGACCGGGACCTCACGCGCACGGAGCAGGCGCAGCACGTTGTCGGGGCTCAGCTGCTCGGCGCCGGCCCGGGACTCGGCGAACAGCGCGTCGGCGTCGGCCACGAGGTTGGCGATCGTCTCCTGCGCATCGGACTTCGTGTGGCCGATGAGGCCGACCGGGCCGCGCTTGATCCAGCCGGTCGTGTAGAAGCCGGGGACCTGCTGGCCGGACTCGTCGAGCACGCGGCCGCCCTCGTTGCGGATGACGCCCCTGCGATCGTCGAAGGGCACGCCGTCGATCTCGGTGCCCCAGTAGCCGACCGCGCGGTACACCGCCTGCACGGGGTAGTCGAGGAACTCGCCGGTCCCCTTGACCGAGCCGTCTCCCTGCAGCGCGGTGCGCTCCATGCGGATGCCCGCGACCTTGCCGTCCTCGCCCAGGATCTCGTGCGGCTCCTGCAGCAGGTGCAGGTGGATCCGGTGGTCGTAGCCCTTGGGCTCGCGGAGCGTCCAGTCGGTGAGGGTCTTCACGACCTGCTTGGTCTGCTTGTTCGTCTCGGCGGCCTCCATGGACGCCTCGTCGAAGTCGT
This genomic window contains:
- a CDS encoding isochorismatase family protein, whose translation is MSTREEGEATALVVVDVQTSVVEHTYARDQVVGRIAEVVDRARSLGAPVVWVQHSGEGLERGSDGWQLVPELRVGEGEALVHKRFGDAFEDTDLEEVLGARGVGRIVGCGAQTDACVRSTLHGALARGYDVTLVSDAHTTEDLTSYGAPAPDLVIAHTNLYWSYQSAPGRTCEVAPASEVGLAEP
- the htpX gene encoding zinc metalloprotease HtpX, encoding MGSTKHFNGLKTFGLFVLLWVVMLALGSFIGSGQYLWMFAGLGLVGTVYGYWNSDKLAIRAMHARPVNEVEQPAMYRIVRELSREANQPMPMLYVSPTDAPNAFATGRNPSHAAVCCTTGILGLLDERELRGVLGHELMHVYNRDVLISSVAAAFAGMITAVAQWLMFFGGGRDSRDNPLGIFGVLAMMLLAPLAATLIRMAISRTREYDADQDGATLTGDPLALASALKKLEGGVQRRPLPQEPKLENVSHMFIANPFQGAGMAKLFSTHPPMDERIARLEDMAREGGYGGFGGQGPTRGDDLGGGYRLN
- a CDS encoding GNAT family N-acetyltransferase, translated to MTGFVRVWDPTDPADCEAVSRLVGDYLVATEAEKGTFVDRADALPERYRVETDDAPRAFAHADVFVAHDSDAPVGCAVLSDPRDGASQIKRLWVDPVARGRGHAGQLIDAAVATAIARGDDAVRLTVWSWRQGAMALYRSRGFVEVPSWDARPDLVCMERPLATR